In Mytilus trossulus isolate FHL-02 chromosome 10, PNRI_Mtr1.1.1.hap1, whole genome shotgun sequence, the DNA window tataCAATTCATCGAGGGTCATCTTTGTCTGAGGGAGCTGAAACTTTagttcaaaaattaatttatgaacgggttttaaacaagaatgtatATTGATTACAACTTACTACAAGATTCGCCGGAAAGATAAAATACAtcatcataataataaatatattttacagtatAATTATGTAgtacaacaaaaataatttatagcGCATTTTCATTGCAAAGGTTAATTGGTTCTACTCTAAAAGTTGTCAGTGGATCTAAAACGTATCACTGTGACTACGTCctattcttttctttaaaaCCTTTCGCATATTGAAAAGTTTTGATCTTGGTTTTTCTCCTGATTGTGCACTAGCCGttaaatttttcacaaaatttcgtTTAAGTTGAATAAGTAGTTCTTCCATGGCTTCCGATACCCCTTGATATCCCTCCGCCACTGAAAGGTCAAACTTAGGACAGTCTAGTTGTGCTGCAAGAGAAGCACCGTCATCTTCCGTAACGCAACGGGCTGACAACATGTCACATTTATTTGCAATCAAAACAATAGGCGTCTCTGATCCTTTTAGTTTAAGAATTATATCTTTAAGACGACACGCTTCGCGGAAACTGTCCACGTCTGTCACTGAATATATGAATACGAAACCATCTCCCCACTTGATGTGCTTATTACATACCTCCTGAGTCTGTAAAAAAACAagttatatatttctaataataGACTAcacataaataatgtataaacattcgtttttataaaacaatttgggTGACaaatattattaggtctttccacttttctgtggaaagacctattgtttttcttctgattatttttttttttcttccgcctaattttgttcttgcgatgaatatttgtttcgcaacatgtcgcttagatattttgtatatgatatcgaacagtttatgcgcttttgaaatttaccctgcgtaaacgaatacttttctttgtaggagttatctccccaaacactgttttgcTTGTTAGcgcaactccttcgcaaccgtaaaatattatgacaaatttattttacaaaattgctcgttatatccttcgcatgatttgtcctattttgaccgaagtgatatgaacgctccatatgagagttatttcaccttatgcatttgatataagtgatatacATTTCTATCTCgtaaaccataagtgctagagacctaggaacttttgatttgaggtccttggtccaaaaaaataaaaattaggtcaaggtcaaaggtcaaggtcatattctaattttgactaatttccagaaaccgtataagatatcgacaaattatttttttctaaattgttagttgcgacatgtcttaacacgtaaattttgattgcaagggtacCCCGAACGTAAAagtgagttttctcccctcttgtatttaaaaatacgcgtctggtgatataactgattaaccaaatataattaagacctatggtcttttgatttgaggtccttggtttatgaccttgaaattgatctcaaggtcatagattAATTTGACGTTGTagtttttgacctttgctttcagCTCATATGTAAACATGATATAGCCATGAGACTTTTGGcgaaaggtatcaaaccatttaaccttgaaaaaaacaaccggaagtgacctcgtgtaaaccggaagtagctattttttgtactttattaataaaaaagtatatagaaccagatctttttggaatcagtgtcaattaaatattcaaatattatcggaagtaacatttttcaaaccggaagtaacaaattatctcccttatttttttgtgtgtatagaaaccatatatttctggaatcagcgtacaataacctatcagttgacgattgaaatgacattttaaatttaattttacaactttcatattaaaatacattattttcagtggaaagaccttcaattgttctctgaattttttatttttttcttccacctaattttgttcttgcgatgaTTATTTGTTTCGCAacatgtcgcttagatattttgtatatgatttcgaacagtttatgcgcttttgaaactTACCCTGCATaaccgaatacttttctttgtaggagttatctccccaaacactgttttccttgtgagCAGAACTCCTTTGCAACcataaaagattacgacaaatttattttacaaaatacctcgcatgatttgtcctattttgaccgaagcgatatgaacgctccatatgagagttatttccccttatgcatttgatataagtgatatgtatttctatcttgtaaaccataagtgctagagacctaggaacttttgatttgaggtccttggtccaaaaaaaatgaaaataaggtcaaggtcaaagttcaaggtcatattttaatttttgaatttgcctTATTCTCTCTTATTTCCAGAAACTGTATAAGAgaacaacaaattattttaactaaattgtttgttgcgacatgtcgttacacgtaaattttgattgcaagggttatttccccttatgcatttgatataagtgatatgcatttctatcttgtaaaccataagtgctagagacctaggaacttttgatttgaggtccttggtccaaaaaaatgaaaataaggtcaaggtcaaaggtcaaggtcatattttaatttttgaatttgacttATTCTCTCTTATTTCCAGAAACTGTAAGAGAtaacgacaaattattttatctaaattgtttgtttcgACATGTTGTTacacgtaaattttgattgcaagggttATTTctccttatgcatttgatataagtgatatgcatttctatcttgtaaaccataagtgctagagacctaggaacttttgatttgaggtccttggtccaaaaaatgaaaatgaggtcaaggtcaaaggtcaaggtcatattttaatttttgaatttgacttATTCTCTCTTATTTCCAGAAACTGTATAAGAtaacgacaaattattttatctaaattgtctgttgcgacatgttgttacacgtaaattttgattgcaagggtacaTTGAACGTAAAAGGgtgttttctcccctcttgtatttaaaaaatgtgtatagtgaaataactcattaaccaactATAAATAAGACTtatagtcttttgatttgaggtccttggtttatgaccttgaaattgaggtcaaggtcataggttaataggacgttctagattttgaccttcgctttaaattcatataaatacatcataaagccataggaactaacattattaactgatttttcctatatcaatatcaaaatagatctttaccaGTGGGAAgacttcaattgttctctgaacaattggtttttaattattattatgcTCCTTCGGCTATTTTCTGCTCTTtagttgggttgttgtctctttgacacattgcTATTTCCattcttatttttaataatatcatatttttttagctGTGTTTTTgtctatatattaaaacaactcTTTATAAACTTCGTTCGTCCAAAGCACTTtttcttcatcaggaacgctgaaatataaaatttcaaagctTGCGAGCTGATGATGAAAAAATAGGTGATTGCTATACATGGAGACCCGAAAGGACCTAAAACAACCAAGTTCAAACGTATTCCGAAATTAGTATCCTTAACGAGGATAGTGCCACGCAACTTCATTGCGTTTAGTAAGATACACAAACAAACTTTTCTTGTACTGGTACCCCGGCTTACCAAAATTAATATGACGTGAGAAGATAGATCtgcatttaatatcaatgcaaattttacaaataacttaAGTGATATCTGTTGTAGGAATGTGCATGTTTCAACATTAATTAATGTTAAAATGTGTATGAATTGAAACATGGCTCTCAAACAGGATAACAGACATTTCTGTTAATCTCAGATAACGGCTACTTAATGCAGCAGTCGttcaaaatgaaaacttacGAAGTAAATATTGGAGTCGCTTTTCAAACCATAGAAAATCTAACTTACGTTTTGAGCAGTATCCAATATTTCAAGGTTAATATCTTCTTTTGGCGCAGAAATTTTATGCGTGTACatcatttctgaaaataaaatacatcttTAATTTCTTGAAATTGTGCGCGAATACtagaaaaactaagaatttagGTACTTTGAGAACAACGGCCAAAACAAATGTTGGTCATATTTTGAAGGTCAGAAACTTGCCTtacttatttgtacatgtacatgtatgtaaatgaaaaatcgtcaTTTATGAATTTGTTCCATCCGTAGACATTTATGGACTACTCTTTATCTAAAACTAAAAACtggtttttatttatgttagtATCTTCGGAAGCCTATGCAAATCTACCTTTGATTAACTTTGTATTCAGGCCTTTGAACCCTATAaggttttttaaaaaaaatattaaattaatcaAAGAAGAATTGTAACAAATCAATTTCATACTTGAGTACTGACTACTAATccttatgatggtatgatataTGCTTGTATCAATAATTCATAATGAACGAACATGAGTTTCCCAAAAGACcctaaaataaaaccaataatGCTAGCTCTTAatgtaccagtcttgtattacaactccagttTCCGGTGCACGTCAAAACACGGAGGGAAACAaaattgtgcattttttttctgtttgataatAGGTTTAaatttatgctgaattgaaacatatatatagacttggaaaaaaatcttgcatcttttgggatatcaatccaggaaagtggaaggatatcatgtttactggaagtgatgcggcctagtaaaaatagcaaacagaaagtagaaaaaaaatgttttgacttcaggaatgcgtaactttttatttttcctgGCATGACCcactttattttcgattaaatcacaatttcacattagtacatacatgatatgaacatgaaaatttttctatgttgcattttttattttttattttcaaagatgagctgttttgcatgtaagcctatggagcagtcaattacaagactgcaaccttaagtacatgtacatgtaaagagATGTACATTAAGATGCTAAGTAGGTAATTTGATAACCGTCTATGTcgtgttgtctcatttgcaatcatactcTTAGCGTAGAAGTAAGAAAAGAGATTAAGACAGCAAGAAAAgcaatcaaaatttcaaaaactcaGAAATCACTTCTCGCAAAATATTTAAGTGTCACGATTACAGAAAGGTAAAAAAGCGATcattataaaacacaatttatGCTATTGCAATGCTATATGTATGCAAAACAATACCTGCAAGTTACACGTATCATTTAATATGAAGGAGATACAAATCTGCTATGATGCATGCACCTACTGTTTTACAATGTCGATCTATCTGTATCGAGCAGACGACAGGAGATACATATCCCATCATGCACCTACTGTTCTACAATGTAGATCTATCTGTATCGAGCAGACGACAGATATCCCATTACAATGCTGATGTTATCATGACTTTTGTGGTAAACACTTGGTAATAAGTACAGTAATCAGGAAGGAATAGCGGCAGATTtatctttaattatttatatccTACAGTATGATTAGACATATTAGAAAGATGAACAAAACATCTGCTGCGTACTTAAAAGTAAACTATATATCATCTTTATCCATAGGGAATACATTTAAGGACCATTTGCACAAATTTTAGATTTGTTCTCATTAtgtttttgcaaaataaaatatctactttttttttcttatatgtacTAATCAAAATAATGTCGCACTTAATAGTTTTCGAGCATGAAAACAGATTATGGCGTATTTCCGCATGCAGATTTTAAATAGCATATAGTCACTtgagaattaaaagaaatgccaaaaacaatttaattttctgTCGATAAAACTTAATATACTTTAGGATAAATGCAGACAATATCTGATAAAGACCACATGACACAACAGATAGTATTCTTTCCatcttgataaaaatatttacagtttgcttttgtttttaaatttatatcaacTTACAAACAATTGTAATTAATGAATTTTTCTATCTCATGGGTTTAAAGATCTGTTTGTCATTCGGATTTGGCTTTACTATTGGTAATTTTTGGTTATTAAGTAAACCCTTTATCTCtattgtgttttaaattttcaattattttgtccTCGCTAATCACTAAAGAGACATGATTTATTGTCTGAATGTGTTGCTGCTGCAGTACAGTTGGTACTGTTAATAGTTACGTTATTACTATAAGACAACATACAGCCGTTCGTTACAAGCACATTGTGTAAAGAATCTTACAGGCTATCTTAACAAGTGACATTTAGACTAGTGGCCTATTAAAGTGATCTCAAGTCTTCAATATTAACAACCTACATGTACTACAATTGGTCTAGATGGACGTAGAccaatgtttttattgtttgcaAAAACAAGGCCAACAGTAGCAACTTGGTAGCTTTTAATGTGTttctgtatttgtttcaaatgtgTATCATCAATTTATCTGTTGAAACCTTTTGAGTTTCCCTCAACACCAAGGGATGTAACTCCTTTTTTAATCGTGTACTCAAATAAACCACGCCTACTAGTCCCATATGAAATAAACACGGTCTCCACTCGatttatattaacaaatcatattcctagaaatatataggaggtaagataaatgaCAATGCTATGTTATAATCATTAGGATAACAAGGTCTGAATTTTTGACAGAGATATTGATAGAGTGCcagttttaacatgtttttgagtGATGAACCCTCAAACTAACTGGCACTGTAATGTACCAgcaatgaaatacaatgaacTGCAAATACCAACCGCAGTCTTGTGTTTTTGTCAGacattattacataatttgtaTCACAAGACAACTGGGGTAAAcaaacagttgtctcattgacaatcataaaaaaaaatctctagtGTTAAAACATATGTAGCAATCTATACAGGTACAGtacctgttgttcagtggttgttgtttgttgatgtggttcataatttTTCTCgtttcttatttttgtataaatcatACCgctggttttcctgtttgaatggtttaacactgtCTAGCCATTTttggaccctttatagcttactgttcggtgtaagctaaggctccgtgttgaaggccgttctttgacctatgatggtttactttatacaaaatgtgacttaaatgtaaagttgtttcattggcactcataccacatcttcttatatctaggTACCTTTGTTTCTGTCATAATCACCAATGTATCTTTTTGTAATATATCGGACTGTGAAagctgaaaaataaataaaactatgtcAATTTATTTGGAAAATCCGTAAAAACTATATGGATCATTTGTATAAATCATAAAGTGGGGATGTAAATTACAGGATGAAAAGTATGTACATTATAGGAAAAATAAGACTTATTACTCGCTATGAAACGAGAGAAAAGCTCGGCGAGTCTACCTCCTCGTCCTGTTTCCAAAGATCATAATATTCAATCGTATTTAAAACATGATGCAAGGTTTCTAAGATTAGAAATTTCAGAATAGATTACACTGACATATTTCTCAAGTAGAAAAAACCAGTtactaaatatttaatgaaaacaatCTAAAGTTAAACACTTTAAGCAACTAAACAGGTTCGAAATTGAATGTACTTATTTTAAGAACAATATTAGACAGGGCGTCTGCCAAatcatttttctttgtttgaaatTGATTTGTATCTTGCAAATTGatactgttggtttttttagATTACAAGAAAAGATAAAtcagatttttcaattttccgCAAAGTGTTTTGCACTGATTTTATTGTTATGCAATAtcatttttagaaattaattttcCATGCTTGCTGTCTTTCTTTATTGAATCTGTTAAATTGCATATAGGGCTCTGAAGAAACATATGTTAGAGTAATCGATTTCATTTTACCTCCTGTTATAAATAGGCCGACAGTTATTCCTAACATATTTCGGAAGTACGAAATTAATCATATGTCAAGACACACACCACTTTTCGAGAAGGAAAAGCAACCAATGTTAAAAATGAAACtaattcataatattttgaCAATGAAAAATTGAGACGAAAGGtgaatcaaaacaaaacagtttctacatatgttttagtttgtttgtGATAAAAGCTCCCCCGAGGATAAAAGCCCCTTTCAGAGACCTAAAGCATGATACGGTGGCCTTTCTTTTTTGATTGGCGGAGTAGGCAGAAATGCCGATGAGAATCTAGACTAGCtagttttctttaaaacaatttttactaAGAATTGAATGcgtctttttgtaaattcatttggGTGTAAAAGCGTTTACCGAAGTTCAGTTTGtgtgaagcgcggaagcgctgcATTCTAAAAATTGTACGCACACGCACTGTCAACACTTTTACAACCATATCATATTaccaaaagaagcattcaatactgataattatatttgatcgCTACAATTATGAAAACACGATTACTTGGTAAATGTATTTTCGCATAAATACGTTTATGATAAATAGATGATGCGTGTACCATAAACCATATACTAAAAATGcttaattttatacaattttataccGTCGAAGAggaaaataccaaaataaaagAGACGATTGGGCGCTCGCGAGCTTCTATTACCGATCTCTGGACATTTTGTATATGCATGTCGCGAACGAGGAGTCTTTCATTCAGTTGTTGTTGTTGGTTGCAGTCTGccttacagacgccatcacgagttggttgaccgttatagaattaccgtttcacaaatgatatcgtaTATGTTCcgtatgtcgtaactacaaaaCCCTTTCCTTTTTAACAAATGTcatctaccgaattagactatttacaggATTTggaataacataagcaacacgacatgTGCCACATGTGGGGCCGGATCTGCCTACCattcaggagcacctgagatcaccccaagttgtgtggtggagttcgtgttgcttagtcttcagttttctatgttttgtcttctgtactattatttgtttgtttgtttgtctttttattattagccatggcgttgtcattttattttctttctatgAATTTGAAtctccttctggtatcttttgtccctcttttttattctccgtttactgtttttatcataaatcaagTTACAGGTATCCCTTATATCTTTTTCACATTTGATCACTCTCTGCATAATAAAGGGTACATGCTTTGCTTTGGTCTTTATGGTAtagttgttttattataaaatgagTCTACAATCCGAACAAAAAGCTGAAAACAGCAGTAGCTAGGTCACCAattgaccttaaatacaaagagaAAATCCTGACGTCTCATTAACTAAAGaactattttcatataaatgaaatagatttttttttttaaattcgagACTGACAAAGTCTATATGTTCCTTACtcgggacaggcgcaaaaagcaacgaggttaaacatgttttgtgagatctcaaccatcCACTATATTTCTAGCTAATGGGGAATAAAAGAATACACAGCATTACGCACAGTAatactcagtttaaaagaagtccgagtccgaaaTTAT includes these proteins:
- the LOC134686287 gene encoding ras-related and estrogen-regulated growth inhibitor-like, with the translated sequence MSQKKFNNAKIVVLGGPGVGKTAFTVRYITKRYIGDYDRNKEMMYTHKISAPKEDINLEILDTAQNTQEVCNKHIKWGDGFVFIYSVTDVDSFREACRLKDIILKLKGSETPIVLIANKCDMLSARCVTEDDGASLAAQLDCPKFDLSVAEGYQGVSEAMEELLIQLKRNFVKNLTASAQSGEKPRSKLFNMRKVLKKRIGRSHSDTF